A single window of Leishmania panamensis strain MHOM/PA/94/PSC-1 chromosome 35 sequence DNA harbors:
- a CDS encoding hypothetical protein (TriTrypDB/GeneDB-style sysID: LpmP.35.5370.A~disrupted due to non-sequenced internal amino acid repeat) gives GVVEGKQNGSECCDDLLSDLSELILRVIESKEVCGRDLIVLYVFSSSVVVCCSSTKSPSLLAGNIVGREDRELFRVKLQKLFVELRRLEALGMIPDGELLQYDAPTVSVCLGNLTDAVRDDKCDGESGELCDESLSPLTETLMEDTKALRCESCRALLREDSVSSLSVLWRECSTLIKDSLMTLQSELPHAKSAEFEWVSCRFNSLPVESGVRVACHEIVAMIYECVDSQRELMDIVKTTFETLVAVSESTGVHGAPNSGSDYVSFSEYSQLPQLAAQTCEEVVQLRHVASCEDALACATEERDALIRAVGVCCESLYSAISSTTLGKTSFRPGTATILTCDEATSALTDLTTLTSNLLHKYAHTMRQALALLTPLVGVASNTSTAASSVEVLAHVMEAVQILVEQMERCQLQVLLARQPNEDDVKARGWRQDQFPALCERSEEGGLPLVDKHEAQATLEAKVAPPQPNWVSVAEVWTRPTEAVGPTVRARDGSGLQHADVAEVLPLMRQATLLGLSTTAQEALQSRLSVILGACERCTVGNCCVEATVARKSLETDELLAAVRADEDSLERIRALVNEGKQLNTTMDVACEARGQPVTQAEHVATREQEEEFDIGVREAVGLVSCVRAATGEAKRLGEEVMLAQCCIKDMQVRLNRAGELKAFHVEDDGVCLEAVGRACSLEEALHVVAADCLECAKRSLESKEACRRCEIVQDWAVMMAGVSVGLHAEVMILQSRVVDLKAAVLESETRESSLLQRLNALLLSSGPLKTAVAAVAPSHKCDLESLEDVAIAMHAAAQLVRRQEGGIDKLLACSEKLKSDVDDLNDRLRGVLEERHASKSSLVSLEETHGRLQCRMGKLERQVYDTFSTVERLTTAVLGEGESRRLDKGTPADCLDGIAYLSDVLASRAEECDTVKAQLFAWKAEARDREESYLRTTASLSTLWKAFRTTLLPQLVDESADCRGGCGVAVASSDPVEFFPSESEARQAVEVVVETADRLRCAHDDLQAVYAVLRGHFGGDAASAVTDGTGAPQASVLSLSDNSTTFRHFDDTVKATLRLVNTAVNAKCSSLRGFIDHVVSDVLRDTPGCSQISFAALRPGAFVEWLHGLLTSLRTLRDSSDRHHNRARCLPAFMDALVETIHSYGGRVDVTSTGATDVLTSADATVPYRHDLAAVLEDWQAREQTAIVHGLQALLRRQEERVRTLTAEWQDVTAQYQRLSQEQAAAEEMVMELRRRVQFKVQEDYKLEESLRELDSHLDQQARELAMKYCADQDAIVRRFTVLRDQIHATVRPTTQLTASVMLPQTPRRGTTTPHS, from the coding sequence GGGGGGTTGTTGAGGGGAAGCAGAATGGTAGTGAGTGTTGTGATGACTTACTGAGTGATTTGTCGGAGTTGATACTGCGTGTTATAGAGTCCAAGGAAGTTTGTGGACGAGATTTAATTGTATTGTatgtgttttcttcttctgttgtAGTGTGTTGTTCCTCCACGAAGTCGCCTTCTTTGTTGGCCGGAAACATTGTGGGAAGGGAGGATCGGGAGTTGTTTAGGGTGAAGTTGCAGAAGTTGTTTGTTGAGTTGAGGCGTTTAGAAGCGTTGGGGATGATACCAGATGGGGAACTGTTACAGTATGATGCTCCGACAGTTTCTGTGTGTCTGGGGAACCTCACGGACGCAGTACGTGACGACAAGTGCGATGGGGAATCTGGAGAGCTGTGCGATGaatccctctctccactAACGGAGACTTTGATGGAGGACACAAAAGCTTTGCGGTGTGAGAGTTGCCGTGCTCTGCTGCGGGAGGATTCGGTTTCTTCACTATCAGTGTTGTGGAGGGAGTGTAGTACGTTAATCAAAGACAGTTTGATGACCTTGCAAAGTGAGCTGCCGCATGCTAAGTCTGCCGAGTTTGAGTGGGTTTCGTGTCGTTTCAATTCTCTGCCTGTGGAATCGGGCGTGCGCGTTGCTTGCCATGAGATAGTGGCGATGATTTATGAATGCGTTGACTCACAGAGGGAGCTGATGGATATTGTAAAGACAACTTTCGAAACTCTTGTCGCCGTTAGCGAGAGTACTGGTGTGCACGGGGCCCCTAATAGTGGCAGTGATTACGTATCTTTTTCGGAATACTCTCAGCTACCGCAGCTGGCTGCTCAGACATGCGAGGAGGTCGTACAGTTGCGTCACGTTGCCTCTTGCGAGGATGCACTGGCTTGTGCTACGGAGGAGCGAGACGCTCTAATTCGAGCCGTCGGTGTTTGCTGCGAATCGCTGTATAGCGCAATTTCCTCTACCACACTAGGTAAGACGAGCTTTCGGCCAGGTACTGCAACGATACTGACGTGTGATGAGGCGACGTCGGCTCTTACAGACTTGACGACTCTCACGAGCAACCTCTTGCACaagtacgcacacacgatGAGGCAAGCGTTAGCTTTACTGACGCCGCTTGTGGGGGTTGCATCGAACACGTCAACCGCAGCGTCTTCCGTTGAGGTGCTAGCCCATGTCATGGAGGCTGTGCAGATCCTTGTCGAGCAGATGGAGCGGTGTCAGCTGCAAGTGTTACTGGCGCGACAGCCAAATGAAGACGACGTAAAAGCGAGAGGCTGGAGGCAAGACCAGTTCCCCGCTCTATGTGAACGgagcgaggaaggggggcTCCCACTGGTAGACAAGCATGAGGCGCAAGCGACTCTTGAGGCAAAGGTAGCGCCTCCGCAACCAAACTGGGTGAgtgtggcggaggtgtggACCAGGCCCACTGAGGCCGTTGGCCCCACCGTGAGGGCACGTGACGGCTCTGGGTTACAACACGCTGATGTAGCCGAAGTGCTTCCGCTCATGCGACAAGCGACTTTACTGGGGCTTTCTACTACCGcacaggaggcgctgcaaaGTCGCCTTTCTGTGATACTTGGCGCCTGCGAGCGTTGTACCGTTGGAAACTGCTGTGTTGAAGCGACGGTAGCTCGAAAGTCACTGGAGACCGACGAGCTGCTTGCCGCTGTCAGAGCCGACGAGGATAGCCTGGAAAGGATAAGGGCGCTGGTGAACGAGGGTAAACAGTTAAATACAACGATGGATGTGGCGTGCGAAGCACGTGGGCAGCCTGTGACGCAAGCAGAACACGTCGCCACTCGCGAACAAGAGGAGGAATTCGACATTGGTGTGCGAGAAGCGGTGGGCTTGGTGTCCTGTGTAAGAGCTGCGACTGGCGAGGCCAAGAGGCTGGGGGAGGAGGTAATGCTCGCGCAATGTTGCATTAAAGACATGCAGGTTCGTCTCAACAGAGCGGGGGAGCTCAAAGCATTTCATGTCGAGGATGACGGTGTGTGCCTTGAGGCGGTGGGGCGGGCATGCTCtctcgaggaggcgctgcacgtcgtcgccgctgacTGCCTTGAGTGCGCGAAGAGGTCCCTAGAGTCCAAGGAggcgtgtcgccgctgcgaaATCGTGCAGGATTGGGCCGTCATGATGGCTGGAGTCTCGGTGGGGCTTCACGCGGAGGTGATGATCCTGCAGTCCCGCGTGGTCGACCTCAAGGCGGCGGTACTGGAGTCGGAGACCCGAGAAAGCAGCCTGTTGCAGCGCCTCAACGCCTTGCTACTGTCCTCGGGGCCACTTAAGAcggctgtggctgcggtggcgcccTCGCACAAGTGCGATCTTGAATCGCTCGAGGATGTTGCAATTGCCATGCACGCTGCCGCGCAACTTGTGCGCCGTCAAGAAGGGGGCATCGATAAGTTGCTGGCTTGCAGtgagaagctgaagagcgACGTCGACGATCTCAATGACAGGTTACGTGGCGTACTGGAGGAGCGTCACGCATCAAAATCGTCCTTGGTCTCACTGGAGGAGACCCATGGCAGGTTGCAGTGCCGCATGGGAAAGCTGGAGCGACAGGTCTACGACACCTTTTCAACCGTAGAGCGGCTAACAACAGCCGTTCTGGGTGAGGGCGAGTCGCGGCGACTCGACAAGGGTACGCCGGCAGACTGCTTGGATGGAATAGCGTACCTCAGCGATGTACTCGCCTCTAGAGCAGAAGAGTGCGATACTGTCAAAGCGCAGCTGTTTGCCTGGAAGGCCGAGGCGCGCGACCGCGAGGAGTCCTACCTGCGGACCACCGCGTCCCTGTCGACCCTGTGGAAGGCGTTTCGCACGACTCTCCTCCCTCAGCTGGTAGACGAATCAGCAGACTGCCGCGGTGGTTGTGGGGTGGCGGTTGCTTCGTCTGACCCCGTTGAGTTCTTCCCGAGCGAATCGGAGGCGCGCCAGGCGGTTGAGGTGGTTGTCGAGACTGCCGACCGACTGCGCTGTGCACATGATGATCTGCAAGCTGTGTACGCTGTCCTTCGTGGCCACTTTGGCGGGgacgctgcttctgctgtcACTGACGGGACTGGGGCGCCACAAGCGTCAGTGCTGTCGCTTTCCGACAATAGCACAACTTTTCGGCACTTCGACGACACCGTAAAGGCGACGCTCCGTCTCGTCAACACCGCAGTAAATGCCAAGTGCTCCTCCCTGAGGGGCTTTATTGATCACGTTGTCTCCGATGTACTGCGAGACACGCCGGGGTGTTCACAGATTTCGTTTGCAGCTCTTCGCCCCGGCGCCTTTGTGGAATGGCTTCACGGTTTGCTGACTAGTCTTCGAACGCTGCGGGACAGCAGCGATCGGCACCACAATCGGGctcgctgcctgcctgccttcATGGACGCCTTGGTGGAGACTATCCACAGCTACGGTGGACGAGTGGACGTGACCTCTACTGGCGCTACTGACGTTCTCACCAGTGCGGACGCGACAGTGCCGTACCGCCACGACCTTGCCGCCGTACTTGAGGATTGGCAGGCACGGGAGCAGACAGCAATCGTTCACGgcctgcaggcgctgctgcgacggcaaGAGGAACGTGTTCGCACTCTCACAGCCGAGTGGCAAGACGTGACGGCACAGTACCAGAGGCTGTCCCAGGAACaggccgctgcggaggagatggTCATGGAGCTGCGTCGACGTGTACAGTTTAAAGTGCAGGAGGATTACAAGCTCGAGGAGAGTCTTCGTGAACTTGACAGCCACCTCGATCAACAGGCGCGCGAGCTCGCCATGAAGTACTGCGCTGATCAGGATGCCATTGTGCGGCGCTTCACGGTGCTGAGAGATCAAATTCACGCAACAGTGCGTCCAACAACGCAGCTGACGGCATCTGTCATGTTGCCACAAACACCACGCCGCGGCACCACGACCCCGCATAGTTAG
- a CDS encoding hypothetical protein (TriTrypDB/GeneDB-style sysID: LpmP.35.5350) produces MRQRGDRVKGSGVALAAAAARASALKGRTTCQRQRRGFWIATGCFVVCVVLYMCLGNSIVFQSSAQQQQQQRLWTRKPLVLTERDVMALNVATSQVANLATLPTLDDLIKLAAEVGAVYAQLLEQVTAAQEAEDDGRALRELGVSPNYLSSVCVSLRRAADVSYAKLKAMLLQEANAELHMAPTSLVRIMYGWMLGNIYLYSAVLPEYYLLQDDTPSHALALMRSLNVFSWSPHVHTVSSPETHKHGAAVMTYDLFNWSGGVACKRGLLSHVPHAMRFCESSFSSWFAVALRVAATYEELIVLHPSYAPLRLHYAISFAFLAMDTAADAVTGGTQSPDEHAAKALKIIRGDRSKLERTYRHADEAHGPILVLLEAFLTPVGLYTADHVAQLVAALRAWRSCAEAQAALLKTTAWPGDVFPGEYRPPLLRDAQLRHLLAKAQLQLGDDHAALQKLRLCV; encoded by the coding sequence ATGCGCCAACGCGGTGATCGTGTCAAGGGCTCTGGCGTCGCcttggctgccgctgctgctcgagcttCTGCCTTAAAGGGCCGCACGACATGTCAGCGACAACGGCGCGGATTTTGGATCGCAACGGGCTGCTTcgttgtgtgcgtggtgcTCTACATGTGTCTGGGTAACTCCATCGTGTTTCAATcgagtgcgcagcagcagcagcagcaacgtctCTGGACGAGAAAGCCGCTTGTACTGACTGAACGTGATGTGATGGCACTGAATGTGGCCACCTCGCAGGTGGCGAATCTGGCAACGCTGCCAACGCTAGACGACTTGATCAAGTTAGCGGCCGAGGTAGGGGCGGTGTATGCGCAGTTGCTTGAACAGGTAACTGCTGCTCAAGAAGCAGAGGACGATGGACGTGCACTTCGCGAGCTGGGCGTTAGCCCAAACTACCTTTCTAGTGTCTGCGTTTCGCTGCGACGTGCTGCCGATGTGAGCTACGCGAAGCTCAAAGCCATGCTCCTGCAGGAGGCGAATGCGGAGCTGCATATGGCGCCGACCTCACTCGTGCGCATTATGTATGGTTGGATGCTAGGCAATATCTACCTCTACAGTGCAGTGTTGCCGGAATACTACCTCCTTCAGGATGACACTCCGAGCCACGCATTGGCTCTCATGCGCAGCCTCAACGTGTTTTCCTGGAGTCCACATGTGCACACGGTGTCGTCGCCGGAGACGCATAAgcacggcgcagcggtgatgACCTATGACTTATTCAACTGGTCTGGCGGAGTGGCGTGCAAGCGAGGGCTGCTGAGTCACGTGCCACACGCGATGCGCTTTTGTGAAtcgtctttctcctcctgGTTCGCGGTTGCGCtccgcgtcgccgccacgTACGAGGAGCTCATTGTCCTGCACCCTTCCTACGCACCACTCCGTCTGCACTACGCAATTTCGTTTGCCTTTCTTGCGATGGACACCGCAGCTGACGCGGTGACTGGTGGTACACAGAGCCCCGACGAACACGCGGCCAAAGCACTCAAAATTATTCGAGGCGACCGCTCAAAGCTCGAACGCACTTATAGGCATGCCGACGAGGCACATGGCCCCATTTTGGTTCTGCTGGAGGCATTTCTCACCCCAGTAGGATTGTACACTGCAGACCACGTTGCTCAGCTCGTAGCGGCGCTTCGTGCCTGGAGGAGCTGTGCTGAAGCGCAGGCGGCCTTGCTGAAGACCACCGCTTGGCCCGGCGACGTTTTTCCGGGCGAGTATCGTCCGCCCCTTCTTCGAGACGCGCAACTACGGCACTTATTGGCGAAGGCACAGCTTCAATTGGGCGATGATcatgcagcactgcagaagttgcgcttgtgcgtgtga
- a CDS encoding glycosyl hydrolase, putative (TriTrypDB/GeneDB-style sysID: LpmP.35.5360): MSSKATEDGTGSTSVERRIDAAIKVDRWELREDTLPVGSQVLVSETLFSLGNGLVGVRGHSEETQVGQNVHERHHAPTRSQRAYNNSRRGGDILPDKERKRSPASVGGKDWHHSHEHGDRNGGSSANSPCGLRGVYFSGFYEQRPLMHPHSFSVGISTKEGYRLRTPDAFCVDAFLSGEYISAAQGTTQCHTRRLDLRTGELHRRFVWFSNQQHREITIESRRFVSAARKNISAMHYKMSVRNAHNTDVRLISRTLLSAVEYDVEAMFTQSNIQDSMSVVLVRTRNSCRHLAIASVETCTSRSYSAGAQRFPSMDTSSTTQGAVSSDPAFMTSPSGAGPSSSVSPSSPAVVSPTTLTPSSRTTEWGTEASYTSCISDGVIIELVKIIGHFGDEDATTEELLDVATHQTREVAALGYEELLAEHCYAMSAFWDTADVRVEPKADVQGAFRFNILQTYMSTSGDPYYCFPTRGLTGDMLLGVQQWDVDALIVPFLSHACPKKARALLEFRIRTLNEAKDIAADMSLPRGALYPYRTVTGERNPTPYCGAFLFVNAVVVYALREYVTATSDTSILVQGGADLIFTTALVWLQWGTWEKGLFHLRSVSGPDTYNDVADNNFFTNLMAQMHLQWAVQLAVMLRQENPEMWCGIMQRAQMTENDIIAMDQAATKMVLPFDGTYRIHPMDQSFMRKKRWGLTSLKDGAGGPLMSLYHPTVVYRHQVCCIPDVLLAIMLAPDRFSLDEAKADFTFYEAVTASDAALRLAIFSVVAAQLRLPNKAMRYFHDALFVDIDNLIGNSGGGLHCTAAAGSWSSMAVGICGLRVAQGVLHFNPMLSEEMDEFEFHARHRGCLVRVLVTQRLVTYTLVSAPDSVTDLMLVHAGANRITLRLNHPETVRLFREVRVFDFDCVVFELDSVVKDIEDVHYQAWTQTLEEHFHQHGFSDFSMTKELYLAYLRHVKPFYGLNEIFKKYNHPPPLTGEVDDTAESNTLYGLCHRKLQLFRSYATTHGMPMREGVLQLISLLRQYGIAVGCVSGSKNARWVVNETTKGSSIFDSFLEGKEGESLGLRWRPEMDYFEACAHRMDAATNRAVVVMDGIDGFSKKALERFRMVIDVSPVPEETTLAIPRVLAKNLGDITMETLNEYTVRGRVVNHLREM; this comes from the coding sequence ATGTCTTCAAAGGCCACTGAGGATGGAACGGGCAGCACGTCTGTCGAGCGTCGTATCGATGCAGCCATCAAGGTGGACCGATGGGAGCTGCGGGAGGACACCCTGCCGGTGGGCAGCCAGGTGCTTGTGAGCGAgacgctcttctctctcggcAACGGCCTCGTCGGCGTGCGTGGGCATTCAGAGGAGACGCAGGTGGGCCAGAACGTCCACGAGCGACACCACGCCCCCACTAGAAGTCAGCGTGCGTATAACAACAGTCGCCGAGGTGGTGATATACTGCCagacaaagagaggaagcgatCTCCAGCTTCGGTAGGTGGAAAGGACTGGCACCACTCGCACGAGCATGGAGACCGCAATGGTGGCAGTAGTGCCAATAGCCCCTGTGGACTGCGAGGAGTGTATTTCTCCGGGTTTTATGAGCAGCGTCCGCTCATGCATCCACATTCCTTCTCCGTTGGCATTTCCACCAAGGAGGGCTACCGCCTGCGCACGCCAGACGCCTTTTGTGTTGACGCGTTCCTCAGCGGTGAGTACATTAGCGCTGCACAAGGCACCACACAGTGTCACACTCGTCGCCTCGACCTGCGCACGGgggagctgcaccgccgctttGTCTGGTTCTCcaaccagcagcaccgcgagATTACCATCGAGTCTCGGCGCTTCGTTTCAGCGGCGCGCAAGAACATCTCCGCTATGCACTACAAGATGAGTGTGCGAAACGCGCACAACACCGACGTGCGCCTCATCTCGCGTACGCTCCTTTCAGCAGTCGAGTACGACGTCGAGGCGATGTTCACTCAGTCGAACATTCAAGACTCCATGAGTGTCGTGCTCGTGCGAACGCGTAATAGCTGCCGTCATCTCGCCATCGCCTCTGTCGAGACGTGCACATCACGCTCCTACTCTGCTGGGGCGCAGCGCTTCCCATCTATGGACACCAGCTCCACCACGCAAGGCGCGGTCAGCAGTGATCCGGCATTCATGACATCTCCATCTGGTGCTGGCCCGTCGAGCAGTGTCTCGCCATCGAGCCCAGCGGTCGTGTCTCCGACAACTCTCACGCCAAGCAGCCGCACTACAGAGTGGGGGACAGAGGCTTCCTACACGAGCTGCATCTCCGACGGTGTTATTATCGAGCTTGTTAAAATTATCGGTCACTTTGGCGACGAAGATGCGACGACAGAGGAATTGCTTGATGTGGCGACGCATCAGACCCgagaggtggcagcgctCGGCTACGAGGAGCTGCTAGCAGAACACTGCTACGCCATGAGCGCCTTCTGGGATACAGCGGACGTGCGAGTGGAGCCGAAGGCTGATGTACAGGGTGCATTCCGCTTCAACATCCTGCAGACCTATATGTCGACCAGCGGGGATCCGTACTACTGCTTCCCGACCCGTGGTCTGACGGGAGACATGCTCCTGGGTGTGCAGCAGTGGGATGTGGACGCGCTGATCGTGCCGTTCCTTTCCCATGCGTGTCCAAAGAAGGCGCGCGCGTTGCTTGAGTTCCGGATTCGCACGCTGAACGAGGCGAAGGACATTGCGGCGGACATGTCTCTGCCCCGCGGCGCTCTGTATCCCTATCGCACCGTgacaggagagaggaacCCCACGCCGTACTGCGGCGCGTTTCTCTTCGTGaacgccgtcgtcgtctaCGCGCTGAGGGAGTATGTGACAGCTACAAGCGACACTAGCATTCTCGTGCAAGGTGGTGCGGACCTCATCTTCACGACGGCGCTTGTCTGGCTGCAGTGGGGCACGTGGGAGAAGGGCCTGTTTCACTTGCGCTCCGTGTCGGGCCCCGACACGTACAATGATGTTGCCGACAACAACTTCTTCACGAACTTGATGGCGCAAATGCATCTGCAGTGGGCAGTGCAGCTGGCGGTGATGCTGCGGCAGGAGAACCCGGAGATGTGGTGCGGCATTATGCAGCGAGCGCAGATGACGGAAAATGACATCATAGCGATGGACCAAGCGGCAACCAAGATGGTACTGCCCTTCGACGGCACCTATCGTATTCACCCAATGGACCAGTCTTTTATGCGCAAGAAGCGCTGGGGCCTCACGTCGCTCAAGGACGGCGCGGGGGGCCCGCTGATGTCGCTCTACCACCCGACAGTGGTGTATCGGCATCAAGTGTGCTGCATACCGGATGTGCTACTGGCAATTATGCTCGCACCGGACAGGTTCTCATTGGACGAGGCAAAGGCAGACTTCACATTTTATGAAGCGGTTACCGCCTCGGATGCGGCGCTACGGCTCGCCATCTTCagcgtggtggcggcgcagctacGGCTGCCAAACAAGGCGATGCGCTACTTTCACGACGCACTGTTTGTTGACATTGACAACCTCATCGGCAACTCCGGCGGTGGTCTCcactgcaccgcagcagcggggtcGTGGAGTTCCATGGCGGTGGGAATCTGTGGATTACGCGTGGCACAGGGTGTGCTGCACTTCAACCCCATGCTGAGTGAGGAAATGGATGAGTTCGAATTCCACGCGCGGCACCGTGGCTGCCTCGTGCGCGTCCTGGTGACGCAGAGGCTTGTGACATACACACTAGTCAGCGCCCCAGACAGCGTGACGGACCTCATGCTGGTTCACGCCGGTGCAAACCGCATCACGCTGCGACTGAATCATCCCGAGACGGTGCGGCTTTTCAGggaggtgcgtgtgttcgaCTTTGACTGCGTCGTCTTTGAACTGGATAGCGTCGTCAAGGATATTGAGGACGTTCACTACCAAGCTTGGACACAAACATTGGAGGAGCACTTTCATCAGCACGGCTTTTCGGACTTTTCTATGACGAAGGAGCTGTACCTCGCTTATCTGCGCCACGTGAAACCCTTCTACGGGCTAAACGAGATTTTTAAGAAGTACAACcatccgccgccgctgactgGGGAGGTTGATGACACGGCAGAGTCGAACACCCTCTACGGCCTGTGCCACCGCAAGCTACAACTGTTCCGCTCTTACGCGACGACGCACGGCATGCCGATGCGCGAGGGTGTTCTACAGCTCATTTCCCTTCTTCGCCAGTACGGGATCGCCGTCGGGTGCGTTAGCGGTAGCAAAAATGCGCGCTGGGTCGTCAACGAAACCACCAAAGGCAGCTCCATCTTCGACAGCTTCCTGGAAGGCAAAGAGGGTGAGTCGCTGGGGCTGCGTTGGCGTCCCGAGATGGACTACTTCGAGGCCTGCGCACACCGCATGGATGCAGCGACAAATCGTGCGGTCGTGGTGATGGACGGCATCGATGGCTTTTCCAAGAAGGCGCTGGAGCGCTTCCGCATGGTCATTGACGTGAGTCCGGTTCCTGAGGAGACGACGTTGGCCATCCCGAGAGTGCTCGCGAAGAACCTGGGCGACATTACTATGGAAACACTGAACGAGTACACTGTCCGTGGCAGGGTTGTCAACCATCTGCGTGAGATGTAG